In one Pseudomonas sp. SCA2728.1_7 genomic region, the following are encoded:
- a CDS encoding GlpM family protein: MDLFFKALLGAAVVLILAALSKTKNYYIAGLVPLFPTFALIAHYIVGNGRSIEDLKTTIVFGMWSIIPYFVYLATLYVMVDRLRLEASLAVAAVVWLMAATVLVSVWVRIHS, translated from the coding sequence GTGGATCTGTTTTTCAAAGCCCTGTTGGGCGCCGCGGTAGTTCTGATCCTCGCGGCGCTGTCGAAAACCAAAAACTACTACATCGCCGGATTGGTGCCGCTGTTTCCGACGTTTGCGCTGATTGCGCATTACATCGTTGGCAACGGGCGTTCGATTGAGGATTTGAAGACCACGATCGTGTTCGGCATGTGGTCGATCATTCCGTACTTCGTCTATCTGGCGACGTTGTATGTGATGGTTGATCGATTGCGGTTGGAGGCTTCGTTGGCGGTGGCGGCGGTGGTCTGGTTGATGGCCGCCACAGTGCTGGTCAGCGTTTGGGTGCGCATCCACAGCTAA
- a CDS encoding sigma-54 dependent transcriptional regulator, translating to MNHDLSVLIVEDDPHVLLGCQQALTLEDIPCVGVGSAEEALERVGDNFAGIVISDIRLPGIDGLELLTRLKQRDRSLPVVLITGHGDISMAVGAMQKGAYDFMEKPFSPERLVDVARRALEQRSLAREVSSLRRQLAERDSLEGRIIGRSPAMQNLRELIANVADTSANVLIEGETGTGKELVARCLHDFSRRHSKQFVALNCGGLPENLFESEIFGHEANAFTGAGKRRIGKIEHADGGTLFLDEVESMPLPLQIKLLRVLQERTLERLGSNQSVAVDCRVIAATKSDLDESSKAGEFRSDLYYRLNVVTLELPPLRERREDILQLFEHFTQQSALRFDRALPELDNQTLSNLMSHDWPGNVRELRNVAERFALGLPAFKKSGANSGGQGLAFAEAVEAFERNLLSDALQRSGGNLTQASLELGMAKTTLFDKVKKYGLSH from the coding sequence ATGAACCACGACCTTAGTGTGCTGATCGTCGAAGACGACCCCCATGTGCTGCTCGGCTGCCAACAGGCGCTGACCCTGGAAGACATTCCCTGCGTCGGCGTTGGGAGTGCCGAGGAAGCGCTGGAGCGTGTCGGCGACAATTTTGCCGGCATCGTCATCAGCGACATTCGCCTGCCGGGCATTGATGGCCTGGAACTGCTGACCCGCCTCAAGCAGCGCGATCGCAGCCTGCCGGTGGTGTTGATCACCGGCCACGGCGACATTTCCATGGCTGTCGGCGCGATGCAGAAAGGCGCCTACGACTTCATGGAAAAACCGTTCTCGCCGGAGCGTCTGGTGGATGTCGCGCGACGGGCGCTGGAGCAACGCAGTCTGGCTCGCGAAGTGTCATCGCTGCGTCGGCAACTGGCCGAGCGTGATTCCCTCGAGGGGCGGATCATCGGCCGCTCGCCGGCGATGCAGAACCTGCGCGAACTGATCGCCAACGTCGCCGACACTTCGGCCAACGTGTTGATCGAAGGCGAAACCGGCACCGGTAAAGAACTGGTCGCCCGTTGCCTGCACGATTTCAGTCGCCGCCACAGCAAACAATTTGTCGCTCTGAACTGCGGCGGCCTGCCGGAGAACCTCTTCGAAAGCGAAATTTTCGGCCACGAAGCCAACGCGTTTACGGGCGCCGGCAAACGCCGGATCGGCAAGATCGAACACGCCGACGGCGGCACATTGTTCCTCGACGAAGTGGAAAGCATGCCACTGCCGTTGCAGATCAAATTGCTGCGTGTGTTGCAGGAACGTACCCTCGAACGCCTCGGCTCGAACCAGAGCGTGGCGGTGGATTGCCGGGTGATCGCGGCGACCAAGTCCGACCTCGACGAGTCGAGCAAGGCCGGGGAGTTCCGCAGCGACTTGTACTACCGCCTCAACGTGGTGACGCTGGAACTGCCGCCACTGCGCGAGCGCCGTGAAGACATTTTGCAACTGTTCGAGCACTTCACCCAGCAGTCGGCGCTGCGCTTTGATCGCGCGCTGCCGGAGCTGGATAACCAGACCCTGTCGAACCTGATGAGCCACGACTGGCCGGGCAACGTGCGCGAACTGCGCAACGTCGCCGAACGCTTCGCCCTCGGTCTGCCGGCGTTCAAGAAGTCGGGGGCCAACAGTGGCGGACAAGGGCTGGCGTTCGCCGAAGCGGTGGAAGCGTTCGAACGCAACCTGCTCAGCGATGCCCTGCAACGCAGTGGCGGCAACCTGACTCAGGCCAGCCTGGAACTGGGCATGGCCAAGACCACGCTGTTCGACAAAGTGAAAAAGTACGGTCTGAGCCATTAA